Proteins found in one Muntiacus reevesi chromosome 2, mMunRee1.1, whole genome shotgun sequence genomic segment:
- the RBM34 gene encoding RNA-binding protein 34 isoform X2: MALEGKNKRGKKQSAQERENPDGGACGNLEGDYEVGQVANSLFRGKQPSRGSSGRLASLFGSVKPQLQPVYVPVPKEAIKKRKRDEEEESSPQIQRPLLQEPAKKMKVKKKLSDAEKKLANREDALASADLEEEIHQKQGQKRKNSQPGVTVADKKVLDDVDETVVNRRKKIEINQEEERLKNERTVFVGNLPVTCNKKIPAEGTLSKKLAAIKRKIHPDQKNINAYVVFKDESAATKALERNGAQFAEGFRVRVDLATETSSRDKRSVFVGNLPYKVEESAVEKHFLACGNVVAVRIVRDQVTGVGRGFGYVLFENTDAVHLALKLNNSELMGRKLRVMRSVHKEKLKQNSNPSLKNVSKPKQGLNFASKSAQNSKGLFIGEKAVLMKKKKKGQKKSRQTKTQKKQK; the protein is encoded by the exons ATGGCCCTGGAAGGGAAGAACAAACGGGGGAAAAAGCAGAGTGCTCAGGAAAG AGAGAACCCGGACGGTGGCGCTTGTGGGAATCTGGAAGGAGACTATGAGGTTGGACAAGTCGCCAATAGTTTATTCCGCGGCAAGCAACCCTCCAGGGGCAGTTCGGGTCGGCTGGCTTCCCTCTTCGGCTCTGTGAAGCCTCAGCTTCAACCCGTGTACGTGCCTGTGCCTAAA gaagccatcaaaaaaagaaaacgagATGAGGAGGAAGAAAGTTCACCCCAAATCCAAAGGCCACTTTTGCAAGAACCtgccaaaaaaatgaaagtgaagaagaaacttTCTGATGCAGAGAAGAAGTTGGCAAACAG AGAAGATGCTTTAGCAAGCGCTGATTTAGAAGAAGAAATTCACCAGAAACaaggacagaaaaggaaaaattctcaACCTGGTGTTACAGTCGCAGATAAAAAAGTACTTGATGATGTAGATGAGACAGTTGTAAATcgaagaaagaaaattgaaatcaaccAAGAAGAAGAGAGATTAAAGAATGAGAGAACTGTGTTTGTTGGGAATTTGCCTGTCACCTGTAATAAGAAG atTCCAGCAGAGGGAACTTTGTCCAAAAAGTTGGCGGCAATAAA gcgTAAAATTCATCCCGATCAGAAAAATATTAATGCTTATGTTGTGTTTAAGGATGAGAGTGCTGCTACAAAAGCATTGGAAAG AAATGGGGCCCAGTTTGCAGAAGGATTTCGTGTTAGAGTGGATCTTGCAACCGAGACCTCCTCC aGGGACAAGAGGTCCGTATTTGTGGGGAATCTCCCATACA AAGTTGAAGAATCTGCGGTTGAGAAGCACTTTTTGGCCTGTGGGAACGTTGTGGCTGTGAGGATCGTGCGGGATCAGGTTACTGGAGTCGGCAGAGGCTTTGGCTACGTGCTCTTTGAG AATACAGATGCTGTTCATCTTGCTCTGAAATTAAATAATTCTGAATTGATGGGAAGAAAACTTAGAGTCATGCGTTCTGTCCATAAAGAAAAGTTAAAGCAAAATTCAAATCCTAGTTTGAAGAATGTCAGTAAACCTAAGCAGGGACTTAACTTTGCTTCAAAAAGTGCACAAAATTCTAAAGGCTTGTTTATTGGAGAAAAAGCTGTTctcatgaagaagaaaaaaaaaggacagaagaaaaGTAGACAAActaagacacagaaaaagcagaaGTAA
- the RBM34 gene encoding RNA-binding protein 34 isoform X1, which produces MALEGKNKRGKKQSAQERENPDGGACGNLEGDYEVGQVANSLFRGKQPSRGSSGRLASLFGSVKPQLQPVYVPVPKEAIKKRKRDEEEESSPQIQRPLLQEPAKKMKVKKKLSDAEKKLANREDALASADLEEEIHQKQGQKRKNSQPGVTVADKKVLDDVDETVVNRRKKIEINQEEERLKNERTVFVGNLPVTCNKKKLKSFFKEYGQIESVRFRSLIPAEGTLSKKLAAIKRKIHPDQKNINAYVVFKDESAATKALERNGAQFAEGFRVRVDLATETSSRDKRSVFVGNLPYKVEESAVEKHFLACGNVVAVRIVRDQVTGVGRGFGYVLFENTDAVHLALKLNNSELMGRKLRVMRSVHKEKLKQNSNPSLKNVSKPKQGLNFASKSAQNSKGLFIGEKAVLMKKKKKGQKKSRQTKTQKKQK; this is translated from the exons ATGGCCCTGGAAGGGAAGAACAAACGGGGGAAAAAGCAGAGTGCTCAGGAAAG AGAGAACCCGGACGGTGGCGCTTGTGGGAATCTGGAAGGAGACTATGAGGTTGGACAAGTCGCCAATAGTTTATTCCGCGGCAAGCAACCCTCCAGGGGCAGTTCGGGTCGGCTGGCTTCCCTCTTCGGCTCTGTGAAGCCTCAGCTTCAACCCGTGTACGTGCCTGTGCCTAAA gaagccatcaaaaaaagaaaacgagATGAGGAGGAAGAAAGTTCACCCCAAATCCAAAGGCCACTTTTGCAAGAACCtgccaaaaaaatgaaagtgaagaagaaacttTCTGATGCAGAGAAGAAGTTGGCAAACAG AGAAGATGCTTTAGCAAGCGCTGATTTAGAAGAAGAAATTCACCAGAAACaaggacagaaaaggaaaaattctcaACCTGGTGTTACAGTCGCAGATAAAAAAGTACTTGATGATGTAGATGAGACAGTTGTAAATcgaagaaagaaaattgaaatcaaccAAGAAGAAGAGAGATTAAAGAATGAGAGAACTGTGTTTGTTGGGAATTTGCCTGTCACCTGTAATAAGAAG aagctgaagtcattttttaaagagtatggACAGATAGAATCTGTACGATTTCGTTCTCTG atTCCAGCAGAGGGAACTTTGTCCAAAAAGTTGGCGGCAATAAA gcgTAAAATTCATCCCGATCAGAAAAATATTAATGCTTATGTTGTGTTTAAGGATGAGAGTGCTGCTACAAAAGCATTGGAAAG AAATGGGGCCCAGTTTGCAGAAGGATTTCGTGTTAGAGTGGATCTTGCAACCGAGACCTCCTCC aGGGACAAGAGGTCCGTATTTGTGGGGAATCTCCCATACA AAGTTGAAGAATCTGCGGTTGAGAAGCACTTTTTGGCCTGTGGGAACGTTGTGGCTGTGAGGATCGTGCGGGATCAGGTTACTGGAGTCGGCAGAGGCTTTGGCTACGTGCTCTTTGAG AATACAGATGCTGTTCATCTTGCTCTGAAATTAAATAATTCTGAATTGATGGGAAGAAAACTTAGAGTCATGCGTTCTGTCCATAAAGAAAAGTTAAAGCAAAATTCAAATCCTAGTTTGAAGAATGTCAGTAAACCTAAGCAGGGACTTAACTTTGCTTCAAAAAGTGCACAAAATTCTAAAGGCTTGTTTATTGGAGAAAAAGCTGTTctcatgaagaagaaaaaaaaaggacagaagaaaaGTAGACAAActaagacacagaaaaagcagaaGTAA